DNA from Macadamia integrifolia cultivar HAES 741 chromosome 12, SCU_Mint_v3, whole genome shotgun sequence:
atcacatccacctaagcaacattactaggtccttggttttagtgctactacaaccacagtgcgcgtatactccgagtacgagccgcgaactccctcctgcgatacgcccatagggctgtcggagaaggcccacagtgagtactcagaaaagtaaagacaatgccatccatcgactctcaacagaaatgtaaatgattgaaaataaaggtgctgactccagcaatttaaaagcagtacgattggccctcttgaatgtaccaccggggttaccggctgtcctacatgacccgccgggcgttatgtctaaccgccacagtgacccgaaaaccgcgaccactgcttccccccaaatgataacccaacaccttaacccctattgggaagggtcgtagcacgggatggtgaaaatcctaataccgcatgctcctatataacaatagtacgattgcatagtgcctccgtgtcccattccacgggccaccaatgcactcgtttccaagccaactacggcatctagtctatcaatgcatcatgcaccatgatgtccatattcaacatataaacatctcattcaaNNNNNNNNNNNNNNNNNNNNNNNNNNNNNNNNNNNNNNNNNNNNNNNNNNNNNNNNNNNNNNNNNNNNNNNNNNNNNNNNNNNNNNNNNNNNNNNNNNNNatttttttttttttttttatgtaggcCAAGTATATGCTTCTATCATTCCTGACGCTCCAGGTGCAGAATCACATCCCATGACCAAGAAATTAGCAGAAAAAGTTAGTGATTTTGTTGATCAATACATTGAGGCCATGGAGAAGGTGATTGGATGCAGACACAACTTTTTTTGTCCCCTTTATGACAGTTAGAAATTAGATTGTCATTTGCTTATTTTCATCATCTGATCTGACATAGGATGAACTAAAGAAAGGATTGAAGACTGCAATGACGATTTCTAGTGAAGGGAACGCATATTTGCAAGTAAGCTTGTAtaattttctgttcttttcaaTTTGAAAGTCTTGTTTATTATAACGCCTGATCAATTTTCAGAGGGGTAGATTATTACTGTATTCAGAGATCAATTTTCAAACAATACATTCCTTGATCAATCAAATTAACTAATACTCTATGTTTTCAACCAATTGGTCTATCACAGAAATCTACTATTAATCGAATACATAGTTTTGAAACCAAGGGTACACGGTAGAGACAAAATTAGCAGTGGTCTGAGACTTGGATTTCACAGCAGATATTTTGATAGGGACTAAGGTCCGATTGGTTTAGGTTACTCTCAGAATGGTCTGAAATTTCTGGAGGAGGTCTGTAAGTCAACAATCTATTGATTCCAGCTGGTTTATCTCAGAAATTAActaacaatcaaatatttagcTCTGAAATCAACGGTTGGCGGTAGAGACAAAATCAACAATCTtccggttttttttttaatttacatattttagcctattttattcttattaaatTCTATCTTGTTGATCTATAATTTCATACTCCATTGCTAATCTTTATTCCATAGTATTATTAATTCAGTTTAGCTTCTGTTAAATTGTTCCCGGAATCCCACCTTTGCAAATCCTATTCCCTTAAAACCTCTATTATAGGGGTTTCGCATTGTCGAGTTTGCATTAGAGGAGCCTTGGAGGTTTGCTCTTCCGATCAGGCTAATCAGTTCTGTGAGATGGGGCTCCTCTACTGCGCAAGAGGAGTCAACTTTCAATCtaaatggataaaataaaagattaaacatgtcattgcttttttatttaactactcttttatttcttttatagaCCTTCACTATATCTTGGATTCAGAGAGTCTACTGGTGATGCCGTCCGATAAATAAGTTTCTTGATTTATTGGATGATGTGCATATAACAGCGATTAGAAAACATAATATAAGtgaacaatctctctctctctctctctctcatcgtgATAGAACACATGAAAAAGCTCTATTTAATATTAGTCACTCATGTTCTCACGTGCAAATAGGATTTCttactagtgtatatatatgaATCTGTAAAAATAGGCAttacttttccctttttttttttttttgttaaggtcGTAATGCGTTCAATGTTTCATGATCCCAATATTCCAAGTACTGGTAAACTCATGCCTATGACCTTCCCTCATTATACAATTTCTATCCAACCGCCAACTATCCTATTTGTAATTTTGAAGCTTTTCAGCACTCTATGAATTGTTCCCCTTCAAATGACTGACCGAAAGTATGCGGTCTGTACAACATTGAGGAAATATAGTGGAAAGTCAACTTCTTCCCCTACCCATTGCTTAGTTTGCTAATTTGTTGTAGAGGATGGCAATGAAGTCCAACCTGTTCTTGGTTAGAGTTGCAAAGCCTAAAAGCCAGATAGGCTAGCTTAGACTGAGAGGACCACGCTGATCAGACGTTAATTCAGGCTTGGGCTCCCCTGTTTTCAGCTTGGCCCTGCCTAGCCACATTACCCACACGCATATATATATCATGTAACCTTCTGTATTCAGTGGTTCAAATGGAGAATAAAATATACTCTCTGATCACAGATTTCACCCCACTGCaaccaaggaaaaatgaaagagaCACTTACCCGTGCCTATACCTatatattattgaaaaaaacCCAAACTTAACAAGGGCTTTAGTTGCCCAAACATATCAAATAAGCAAATCACTAAATTTTCTTGGTAACAACAATTAATGTTTTTGAAACATTTTCAGAATATGGTGTACACTTGCAACAACGAGGTAGTAAACACTATTAAATATTTGAATGTCATAGGGTGTTTTGCATCAATGCAATGTAAAGCCAGTGTTTCTCATGTGCAAAATCCAGTGCTACAACTCTGTCAATATTGACCAGCGGATTATTATAGTGTCATTTGTCATCCATATGAGCCATATAATGCATCCACGTGCTACAGAggatctctatctctctcacacacacacagacacaagGAAACATTGTTGGAAACAAGATCAACCAATACCTCATTGTTGAATATTTATAATGTTGTCATTATAAGTGCTAATGATCAACTAACACTCactatttataatattgtcatCAAAAGTGCTAGCGATCAACCAAAACCTTGGTAAAGAGTTTAATGGCACAATGGTTTGTACACCTGATTCAGTACTATTTGTGCAAATACAATACATATGCCAAAAAGATCAACCAACATCGCAAGGGAATGCCTATATAACAAGTATTTCATTGCAATGATGATTAACTACCGGGGTTGAATTCCTTCAGGTCCATCGAAGCAatttcccaacaaaaaaaaaaaataaaaataaaaataaacaaaaaaaggcTCCTGGTTTAACCTACAAAATGAACTTTAATGTCAACTTCACCTCTAAGATGTGTGCTTGAAGCTTTCATACGATGAGCACAAATGCTATCTCAAAACATCTTAATAATCTATAGGACAAAGAACTTCACCTAGCATGAGATCATTAAATACTCCATCCATGATAATCCCGACTAGTCTCTTATATGttgagaaataaattaaaatcatataaattatGTAATACGCATACCTCAAAATTCCATGCTCGAAGCATACCACCACCTGGAAAATCGTCAGTGACTGATTCAACATCAAGAGAAGGATCATCAAGAATCTCATTGAGCGGTTTTAGATTTTCACGTTCCTTCTTTATGTTGTTTATAATCTCAACCTCCCGCTCGCAAAGATATGACTTTTGGAGCCGACGTCTCATTATGTCGATCTCATTTTGGGCATTTTCAAGGGCAATTAGTAGCTTAAACCTGTTTGGTGGAACTTCACAGAATGCTATTCGTTTTGGAGTACTCACTAGATGTGACCTGCATCTTTTTCGCAAAACGTTTACCTTTGTGATTGTACGATTGTATTCATATTTCAAGTGTTGAAGCTCAGAGTCGTATGCTAAAGGTGGACGAAGAAATTGTGGAACCATCGCTGGACAAGATTGAGTTCCCACAACGTACTCAAGCATCCTTAAACAAACATAAGAGTAGAGTGGAATATAAAAACATTGTTGTATATTCAACTCACgaaaacataaataataaacacAGCAAGTCAAAACATTATCACAGTATattcacccccacccccacccaaaaaaaaaaaaaaaaaaaaaaaaaaacctggaaaataaataaatcatgatATCAATTGTTACAGACATCCATTTTGTCCCTCACCCAAAGATCAATTATCATCATTTGTGTATGTTGCTCTATGCCGAAAAGCATTTGATAATATCATAAAATGATTTGTGCAAAGTTATATGACTTGATTACGCCATCACCAGAGCGACAACGTTGGTCAGAGTGATTTTTAAGCTATTTCCTTTCCTAggcattattttttattgtttatttttttaacttacaACGAGCAGGATGGAGATGGTCGCTGGTCAGTCGAGGTCGTGCGTCCGTCGTCACTGGAGATGGTCATTGGTCCGTCGTCATTGGTGATGTCGCTGAAACCTGCTCTCTGGTCTCTCAGAGGAAGGAGTCGAAAACCTTAGAATGGAGATGGCCGCTGCTCCATCGAGGTCACATGAAACTCGTCGCTGCCTCATCGTCGTTGATCGAGGTCGCAGGAAGATCTAGGTCGGCAATAGGATATACGCTAGAATGGAGGTGGAAGTGATGGAAGGGAAGCCGTGTATTGGTTGAAAAGGGTAAGGGGATTTGGGATTCCTCAGAACTAGGTCGGGTATGGAAGAGGTAACGCctaatcagtttggttttggattaaggttaaattgaaccaattaatacaagggaaaattacaagattactcaaaattaggttttcatttacaaaattacccacttgaAGTTTGTGATAACTGAATTGCCCAACTCAAGTTTTTACACACAGCCACACGTTGagtaagtatatatatatatatatatatatatgaatttatatgtttttatttttgattaatGTTTCGAGCTGCAACCGATTCGATTTCCTATCATTCCTTCAAACTCTGACGTTGCAGAGACCAATAGTACGATTCGAAAGGCTCCACTTGGGTTTGATTGAATGTGACTTAAGTATATTTCATCAACTTTACCATATAGTCATCTTGCCTGTGTATACATGTTAGTAACTGGTGCTTCACATGAATACTATTGAAGCAATCCTgcaaatttttcaaaatttcccaagtgGTTGTACCTATACACATCCTGACAAAGCAAAGCATGCAACTTTTTCCAAGATTCTATCATATCAAAGAACCTGCCCAACACTTCAGTAATCATTACGATTTGGAAGCAAGTATACTACTTTTTCAAGATGCCCATCATGTTGAAAAACACTATTACATAATGTAGTGAATTTGAGGATGGACTACCACTATTTATCCTTTGGAATCATTTATGTGTTCAAGATTCACATCATATTAAAAGTACCACCTACTATTACAATTTGAAGTAGGTATGAGACTACAAATATACCCATCCGCTTCAACATCCTCTTAGCCACCTTGAAAATGTTGAAGTAACTCTATAATGGCGCCCAGTAGCTCCAAAGCTAGTAATTTTGCTCCCAGTGTGAATCAAGATAAAGGAAAAGAGGAGCTTCGGCTGAAGGAGAAAATGCAAGAGCTACTTAATGATCGTGAGAATGCACGCCATGAAGCAAGAGATCTATGAGTACAGCTTCCCCTTCGAAAAGACCTTTACAAAGTGAAGGATGTGATGACTTTGGACGAAAATATTTTAATCCTAAGTCGTGAAATTTCAAAAACACGTACGAGAACTAGGCGTGCCTATTTTGAACACAAAAGGGTTGAATCAAAGAAGATCATACACGACCAACGTTTAGAATTGGAAAGTGTTCGTAAGATGAAGAACAATTGTGATATGACTTCAGAATCATCCGCAAGCGATGACGACGCAATGACAGGCGATGATGCTTACCCTATACTGCAGTAGGAATTGCAGGCAAGAAAAATTCCATCTATCAAGTTGTTCTATGCATTTCAACTTTTGCTTTTATTGAATAAAATCCATGAAGGGGGTTGTAAGGTTAAAATAAATGGCATGTTTTCCTTAGG
Protein-coding regions in this window:
- the LOC122057278 gene encoding methionine--tRNA ligase, cytoplasmic-like; this translates as MTKKLAEKVSDFVDQYIEAMEKDELKKGLKTAMTISSEGNAYLQDGDGRWSVEVVRPSSLEMVIGPSSLVMSLKPALWSLRGRSRKP